A genomic region of Peromyscus eremicus chromosome 19, PerEre_H2_v1, whole genome shotgun sequence contains the following coding sequences:
- the Prelid3a gene encoding PRELI domain containing protein 3A — protein MRKYPNPMNPCVVGVDVLERSVDGCGRLHSLRLLSTEWGLPVLVRAILGANRTLTYIKERSVVDPAARKMELCSTNITLTNLVSVNERLVYTPHPENPEKTVLTQEAIITVKGISLGSYLESLMANTISSNAKKGWAAIEWIIEHSESAIS, from the exons ATGCGGAAGTACCCAAACCCGATGAACCCGTGCGTGGTGGGCGTGGACGTGCTGGAGCGCAGCGTGGACGGCTGTGGGCGCCTGCACAGTCTGCGCCTGCTCAGCACCGAGTGGGGGCTGCCGGTCCTCGTGCGTGCG ATTTTGGGAGCCAACAGGACCTTGACATACATCAAAGAGCGCTCTGTCGTGGATCCGGCTGCAAGGAAAATGGAGCTGTGTTCCACCAAT atcacACTCACAAATCTGGTGTCAGTGAACGAGAGACTGGTGTACACACCTCATCCAGAGAACCCTGAAAA GACTGTGCTCACCCAAGAAGCCATCATCACTGTGAAGGGGATTAGCCTTGGGAGCTATCTGGAAAGCCTAATGGCTAACACGATATCCTCCAATGCAAAGAAG GGGTGGGCTGCCATTGAGTGGATAATCGAACATTCCGAGAGCGCCATAAGCTAA